Below is a window of Bremerella alba DNA.
CTCGCGTTCTTCCTTCAAACCGTCGGTCAGCAAGGCCGGATCGATCTCGCCCCCGACTGTTCCGTGTGTGGCCGAATCTTTCTCGATGGCTGCCAACTGGTCTTCGTAGGCCGCTTTCGATTCGATCAGCAGCTTGCCAAGTAGCGTACTCTTCCCGTCATCGACACTGCCGCAGGTCAGAAATCGCAGCAGTTCTTTCTTTTCGTGCTGAGCGAGATAAGCATGAATGTCGGTCGCGATCAGGTCAGATTTGTGAGACATGCGTCAGTCTTAAGTTTTCAGTGTTCGGTTTTCAGTAGGATTCGCGGTCCAGCTTTCAAACGCCTCAGTATCTATTCTCTTACTGAAAACTGAAAACTGAACACTTGCCCGTCTGCGGGCACACTTCGTTAGAAGTAGCCCTCTTCTTTTTTCTTCTGCATCGAGGCGCCCTGATCCTTATCGATCGCGCGGCCTTGGCGTTCAGATGTTGTGGTCAGCAGCATTTCCTGAATGATTTCAGGTAGCGTGTCAGCTTCCGATTCCACGGCTCCGGTTAGCGGATAGCAGCCAAGTGTACGGAAGCGAACCATCTTCTCTTCCACCTTCTCGCCCGGCTGAAGCTGGATGCGGTCGTCGTCGACCATGATCCACATATCGTTCCGCCAAACTACAGGGCGCTTCGCAGAGTAATACAACGGAACGATCGGAATCTCTTCCAGGTGGATGTATTGCCAGACGTCGAGTTCGGTCCAGTTGGAAAGCGGAAAGACGCGAATGCTCTCCCCTTTATTCACCTTGGTGTTATACAGATTCCAAAGTTCGGGACGCTGATTCTTCGGATCCCAGCGATGGTTCTTATCGCGGAACGAGAAGACACGTTCCTTGGCACGCGATTTTTCTTCATCGCGACGAGCCCCACCGAATGCGGCATCGAAACGGTACTTATCGAGCGCCTGCTTCAACCCTACTGTTTTCATCAGGTCGGTGTGGCGAACACTATCCTCGAACGGATCGATGCCGATCTGTTTGCCTTCTTCATTGATGTGAACAATCAAATCGAGACCCAGTTCATTGCGCGCGTAATCTTCGCGGAACTGGATCATTTCCTTGAACTTCCATGTCGTGTCGACATGCATCAAAGGAAATGGCGGTTTGGCCGGATAAAAGGCTTTCAAGGCCAAGTGGACCATGACCGAAGAGTCTTTGCCGACGGAATACAACATCACCGGGTTCTCAAACTCGGCCGCGACTTCGCGGATGATGTGGATGCTCTCTGCTTCCAGCTGTTTGAGATGCGTAATCTGATAACCGGACATCAATCAATCGCTGTGGGTTGAAGTTAGGCAGACTGGCCATTCTGCAGCGGGCCAACTGCCGTTGGGGTCGGTTTCTCTTTACTGGCTAATGCGGGGTC
It encodes the following:
- the cysD gene encoding sulfate adenylyltransferase subunit CysD, with the translated sequence MSGYQITHLKQLEAESIHIIREVAAEFENPVMLYSVGKDSSVMVHLALKAFYPAKPPFPLMHVDTTWKFKEMIQFREDYARNELGLDLIVHINEEGKQIGIDPFEDSVRHTDLMKTVGLKQALDKYRFDAAFGGARRDEEKSRAKERVFSFRDKNHRWDPKNQRPELWNLYNTKVNKGESIRVFPLSNWTELDVWQYIHLEEIPIVPLYYSAKRPVVWRNDMWIMVDDDRIQLQPGEKVEEKMVRFRTLGCYPLTGAVESEADTLPEIIQEMLLTTTSERQGRAIDKDQGASMQKKKEEGYF